TCATCTaatattcgttaattttttaataaatgcattttacaaaaacttcAGTTTTCTCTTTTTCCATCTTATTAATAGGAAGACTCGATGCTGGATGCCATTAACAGCATACATTCCGAAAACGATTTTGATTACCTGCAAAAATGTGTGAGCAGTCTCGAAAGCAAAGATTCGGGTATAAATCTTTCTCCCGAATCTGTGAGCGTTTCAAGTTCGGATTTACACTTAGAACATCTCGACGATTACAAAAATACCAACCATGATCCGCATAACGTAGACATGAGATTCatgaaaggaaaaaatgtatttctagaCTCGAAAATTGTAGATGATGATCTTTCTAAAAGAAAAGAAGATTCGAATTCTGAAAACGGTTCTGAAGCTTCACTCAGTTTACACGAGGAATCGAATGGCATTCTCGAATATGTTGTAAATCCTGAAAATGTTATCAATTACCATCTTCTCGATACTTCACCGATCACAGATAACTTCGAGCACTTCGAGGATCCGAAATTCCTAGGAACTATTGATGAATCTTTGCATAAAAGTTCCACTTTAGAAGATTACAGTATTATTCCCGCGTCCAGCGAATCTTATTTTAGAAGCAAAAAATATCTGAGCAACGAATCCGACGCCAAAGAAACTGATGCCGAAATAAATACCAGCGAAAtgaaaacattggaaataaataaaaagagtgttaacaaggatttagaattaaaagtttGCTCGCAATGTCCCATGACTTTTAAGTACAAAAGACATTTTGACAGACACATGGAAGGACACGAGAAGAATAATTGTTTCCACTGTAATGCCAAATTTGCAAGGCGAAAGCACCTTGATGTTCATCTTTATAGGATTCATGGGGAGAGTACTAACAATCGATATCCCTATTCCTGTGATATTTGTTTACGGAACTTCCCaaaaaaaattctcctaaatCGTCACAGAACTAAACACCATTTTGAAAACGGTAACGTCTGCTCTCAATGTGGAGAGATCACTAAAACTGAGGTGGAAATGCAACAACATAAACTCAAACACGAGAAGGAAAAACAATTTCAGTGCATGAGGTGCTCTCATCTTTTTAGCACTGAGCAGACTTTCCGAAGCCATATTCAAAATCATGATAATTATAAATGTTCCAAGTGTGATTCTTCTTTTGCTTCGAAAAAAGCTTTCAGTAAACACTTTAGACTCACtcattcaacaaaaaatcagGATGTTAAACCTATGAAGGatggtaattattttattattattttatctgaaagcaatttttaaattgaaatgtaaaatttgtatcaaaataaattttattaaatttcatagtatctattatctaaaataatagaaattatatGAAAGGACactatttttgataatttgttgtaaatGTCTTAACGTCAGaactaatatataatatttttgtgcacgaaaaaaatgaattttcaactaaatagtcgaagtttcaatccaagaagacgaattttcaacaaagcagttaaattttcaatctgagaagacgaattttctaaaaacagttgaatttgcaaactgaaagtatgagttttaattttaaaaagtccatttttaaccaaataattgaattttgaactaaatacaaTCAGttctaatcaaaaatgaaataaatacatctttggttggaaaaatggataaaaaatggtcgatgattgaaaaattgttttaaaaaactaacattttttaacataatattgaaattttcaaccaaaaaaacgaatattaaacaaaaaaatgaatgttcaaccaaaaaatgaatttttaacaaagtagtttaactttcagctaagcagttaaattttctaccagaaaagacaaatttacaacaaaatacatgaatctgaaattttttactaaaatggatcaattttcaaccaataataacagaatagttaaatttgaaaataaaaatacaatagtacGTAACTgcctattatctaaaataatagaaatgatCTGAAAGGGcaacatttttcataattgattaattataataTCTTAACGtcagaattaatatataatatttttgtgtaaaaaaattgttttatatcacACTAATCTCGAAAAAATCTACTTTATTCAATACTCGTTTTAGATTCTAAATGTTTATTGAC
This Belonocnema kinseyi isolate 2016_QV_RU_SX_M_011 chromosome 3, B_treatae_v1, whole genome shotgun sequence DNA region includes the following protein-coding sequences:
- the LOC117170156 gene encoding zinc finger protein 431-like, with amino-acid sequence MSQNINQPELIPLHAFDNEEDSMLDAINSIHSENDFDYLQKCVSSLESKDSGINLSPESVSVSSSDLHLEHLDDYKNTNHDPHNVDMRFMKGKNVFLDSKIVDDDLSKRKEDSNSENGSEASLSLHEESNGILEYVVNPENVINYHLLDTSPITDNFEHFEDPKFLGTIDESLHKSSTLEDYSIIPASSESYFRSKKYLSNESDAKETDAEINTSEMKTLEINKKSVNKDLELKVCSQCPMTFKYKRHFDRHMEGHEKNNCFHCNAKFARRKHLDVHLYRIHGESTNNRYPYSCDICLRNFPKKILLNRHRTKHHFENGNVCSQCGEITKTEVEMQQHKLKHEKEKQFQCMRCSHLFSTEQTFRSHIQNHDNYKCSKCDSSFASKKAFSKHFRLTHSTKNQDVKPMKDGLYFCTDCCQSFMNKGGYCRHLVTAMHLSKVNQQPPASASCPVCKKILTTRQACVQHIRRVHRGDKKFVCDAQGCSFQCAYKNDLAKHKQLHVEERNVVCEYCGKAFTSISILKDHILYVHNKERQFVCEECGKSFKRNSLLNRHKLSHQQLRPYACGQCSAAFKRSHHRTRHMESCHRLTSEKKRKKIGGGDLIPVPEQFNKTRPKNLKVQKESRNLETQKDLNSEAHSSLNQDSLDDLVSIQTQSSSTSLSFVESPRVSIEIPNNLLETEAVSEVVSLVDINSGQVVTVEVTNQDSLPIDDIVSQFEENLEFQNEILSRNQSFYDNANYSELQLEEELITFGFK